A single window of Sporosarcina sp. FSL W7-1349 DNA harbors:
- the hemE gene encoding uroporphyrinogen decarboxylase: MTPFNDTLLRAARGEKINHTPVWYMRQAGRSQPEYRKIKEKYSLEEITHQPELCAYVTKLPVDQYGVDAAILYKDIVTPLPGIGIDVKIKAGVGPVISNPVRTVQDVQNLGELSPEDDIPYVFETIKMLTQEQLNVPLIGFAGAPFTLASYMIEGGPSKGYHLTKAFMVSEPEAWFALMDKLGDMTITYIQAQVAAGAKAVQIFDSWVGALNVADYRIFIKPVMTRIFTELRKLNIPLITFGVGASHLANEWHDLPVDVVGLDWRLSIKEAGERGLTKPLQGNLDPALLLADWSIIEERAKVIIEQGVEHGNHIFNLGHGVFPEVQPATLKKLTEFIHEYSAKLRG, translated from the coding sequence ATGACTCCATTCAACGATACACTTCTACGTGCCGCCCGTGGCGAGAAAATCAATCATACTCCTGTATGGTATATGCGGCAAGCCGGTCGTTCACAACCGGAATACCGTAAAATTAAAGAAAAATACTCTCTCGAAGAGATTACCCATCAACCGGAATTATGCGCTTATGTGACAAAACTCCCGGTGGATCAATATGGCGTGGATGCGGCCATACTTTATAAAGATATTGTCACTCCGCTTCCGGGCATCGGCATCGATGTCAAAATCAAGGCCGGTGTCGGTCCGGTCATCAGCAATCCAGTCCGTACCGTTCAAGACGTCCAAAATCTAGGCGAATTATCCCCGGAAGACGATATTCCCTACGTCTTTGAGACGATCAAAATGTTGACACAGGAACAATTAAACGTTCCCCTCATCGGATTCGCGGGTGCTCCGTTCACATTGGCGAGCTATATGATCGAAGGAGGACCTTCAAAAGGGTATCATTTAACAAAAGCCTTCATGGTTTCCGAACCGGAAGCCTGGTTTGCGCTCATGGACAAGTTGGGCGATATGACCATCACATACATTCAGGCTCAAGTGGCTGCGGGAGCGAAGGCAGTCCAGATCTTCGACTCGTGGGTCGGCGCGCTGAATGTGGCGGATTACCGGATATTCATCAAACCAGTCATGACGCGCATCTTCACAGAACTCCGCAAATTGAACATTCCTCTCATTACGTTCGGCGTTGGAGCAAGCCATTTGGCGAACGAGTGGCATGATCTGCCGGTTGACGTCGTCGGCCTAGATTGGAGACTGTCCATCAAGGAAGCAGGCGAACGTGGATTGACGAAACCGCTCCAAGGGAATCTTGATCCGGCACTTCTGTTGGCGGATTGGAGTATCATCGAGGAACGAGCAAAAGTGATTATCGAACAAGGTGTGGAACATGGCAACCATATCTTCAATCTTGGGCACGGGGTGTTTCCGGAAGTACAGCCGGCCACGTTGAAGAAGTTGACGGAATTTATTCACGAGTATAGTGCAAAACTGAGAGGATAA
- a CDS encoding antibiotic biosynthesis monooxygenase family protein has product MNIYMTSGTPEFMEKLREKHAKERMFVMHGQGNTILLHETEGKSVFQTPRRFEVIGASGELKENGYFALNNINVMDEGRPVFEHHYKTQQNAVDGEPGFLAFRLLRPLDSDTYVLLTEWSEARFYDLWKESKAYERIHEIDRARVGTDRPHIFTSAPYTATYTAKMKDEEA; this is encoded by the coding sequence TTGAATATTTATATGACGTCCGGCACACCCGAGTTCATGGAAAAGCTCCGTGAAAAGCATGCGAAGGAAAGAATGTTCGTCATGCACGGACAAGGTAACACCATTTTACTGCATGAAACAGAAGGGAAATCGGTATTTCAGACACCCCGGCGTTTCGAAGTGATCGGGGCATCGGGTGAGTTGAAAGAGAACGGCTATTTCGCCCTTAATAATATTAATGTAATGGATGAAGGCCGACCCGTATTTGAACATCATTATAAAACGCAACAAAATGCGGTGGACGGGGAACCGGGTTTTCTCGCGTTCCGCTTGCTGCGTCCGCTCGATTCGGATACGTACGTCCTTTTAACCGAATGGTCGGAAGCAAGATTCTATGACCTTTGGAAAGAGTCGAAAGCGTACGAGCGGATCCATGAAATCGACCGCGCCCGGGTTGGAACGGACCGTCCGCATATTTTCACGAGTGCGCCATACACCGCCACCTATACGGCAAAAATGAAAGACGAGGAAGCGTGA
- a CDS encoding M20 family metallopeptidase, which produces MREKLFEQLDRAYDDMVAIRRYLHMHPELSFKEEKTARYIHDFYADLGVEVKTGVGGNGVVARVKGGKPGKVVALRADFDALPIQDEKDVSYKSTVPGVMHACGHDGHTAALLQLAKAIHVMRECLAGEYVFIHQHAEEYAPGGAKSMIEAGCLDGVDVIFGTHLWSLIPLGTVEYVIGPAMAAADRFEITVQGAGGHGAAPHQTKDAIVIGSQLVMNLQQIVSRRINPIESAVVSVGSFVADNAFNIIADSASIRGTVRTFTPAIRDQVEEEIQRIVAGTAVLNDCTITCDYFRGYPPVVNHKAETEFLKTVAETVPGVEHVVKTSPFMAGEDFAYYLEKVPGTFFFTGAQPADVYPHHHPRFDIDENAMLLAAKTLGAAAIEYQNR; this is translated from the coding sequence ATGAGAGAGAAACTGTTTGAACAGCTGGACCGGGCATATGACGACATGGTCGCAATACGCCGCTACTTACATATGCATCCCGAACTATCATTCAAAGAAGAGAAAACGGCCCGTTACATCCATGACTTCTATGCCGACCTAGGAGTGGAAGTGAAGACAGGCGTCGGCGGCAATGGTGTTGTCGCACGTGTGAAAGGCGGCAAGCCTGGCAAAGTCGTCGCTTTGCGTGCCGATTTTGATGCGCTGCCGATCCAGGATGAAAAGGATGTCTCCTACAAATCGACCGTTCCCGGTGTTATGCATGCGTGCGGTCACGATGGGCATACAGCCGCTTTGCTCCAGCTGGCAAAAGCGATCCATGTCATGCGAGAGTGCCTGGCCGGGGAGTATGTGTTCATTCACCAACATGCCGAAGAATATGCCCCAGGAGGCGCGAAGTCGATGATTGAAGCGGGCTGCCTCGATGGCGTCGATGTCATTTTCGGCACCCATCTCTGGTCATTGATTCCCCTGGGCACGGTGGAATACGTGATTGGACCGGCAATGGCGGCGGCAGATCGTTTCGAAATCACCGTCCAAGGCGCGGGCGGCCATGGAGCGGCACCTCACCAGACAAAAGACGCCATCGTCATCGGCTCCCAGCTCGTCATGAATTTACAGCAGATCGTGTCCCGCCGTATCAATCCGATTGAATCCGCTGTCGTGTCCGTCGGGTCCTTCGTTGCGGACAATGCCTTTAACATCATTGCAGATTCTGCTTCCATCCGCGGTACGGTGCGGACGTTCACTCCCGCCATCCGTGACCAGGTGGAAGAGGAGATCCAGCGAATCGTAGCCGGGACGGCCGTGCTGAACGATTGCACGATCACTTGCGATTACTTCCGCGGCTACCCGCCGGTCGTCAATCATAAAGCCGAGACGGAATTCCTAAAAACGGTCGCAGAAACCGTCCCCGGCGTGGAACATGTCGTAAAAACTTCTCCTTTCATGGCAGGAGAAGACTTTGCATACTATCTTGAAAAAGTACCCGGCACGTTCTTTTTCACTGGCGCCCAGCCAGCTGACGTATATCCTCACCATCATCCGAGATTCGACATCGATGAAAATGCCATGTTGCTAGCTGCTAAGACACTTGGCGCAGCGGCGATCGAATACCAGAACCGTTGA
- a CDS encoding competence protein ComK: MFEKQSANYVVSFDTFVLQPVKDGKKVGTRIIERYRETIVPRKPIHVVRSSCDYYGGSLQSSTSTAKLKLGRHHKTPIIIAHDYGRPYIFLPTLSPQADQNVWISYHAIDYFEAEKTGTKVHLENGKFVKVDISANTMYRQYTFAGFLEKDFLKRQKQLSRSSLSYLTDG; encoded by the coding sequence ATGTTTGAGAAACAGAGCGCGAATTACGTCGTTTCTTTTGACACCTTCGTGTTGCAACCCGTCAAAGACGGAAAAAAAGTGGGGACCCGCATCATTGAACGGTATCGGGAAACGATTGTCCCGCGAAAACCGATTCACGTTGTAAGGAGTTCCTGCGATTATTACGGCGGTTCCTTGCAAAGTTCGACCAGTACCGCAAAACTGAAGCTGGGCAGACATCATAAGACACCGATCATCATAGCGCATGATTACGGCAGACCTTACATCTTCCTGCCTACATTATCGCCACAAGCCGACCAGAATGTGTGGATTTCATACCATGCAATCGACTATTTCGAAGCCGAAAAAACGGGAACGAAAGTGCATCTGGAGAACGGAAAATTCGTCAAAGTGGATATCTCCGCCAACACGATGTACCGCCAGTACACATTTGCCGGGTTCCTGGAAAAGGATTTCCTGAAAAGGCAAAAGCAATTGAGCCGGTCCTCATTGTCCTACCTTACCGATGGCTGA
- a CDS encoding DUF3225 domain-containing protein, with protein sequence MKRNLGLLMLVLLLVLGACGKKEDPQEGKGSVNDGEQSMNTQGTVDHGVDDQKVGFSLSGESIEEATGIPPEDKERILEVFDVYIKTLNDRDIDGYLATLSEEKYDLVEERQVTETLFDEYDLTREASDVTIVKYSETEAQVFSKIQTIYKQQATGLETKPTGRQVTVFKKEGDAWKVAGVYYVGDEDKE encoded by the coding sequence ATGAAACGGAATTTAGGATTACTCATGTTGGTATTGCTTCTCGTGTTGGGGGCTTGCGGCAAAAAGGAGGACCCTCAGGAAGGGAAAGGGTCGGTCAACGACGGCGAACAGTCGATGAATACGCAAGGGACCGTCGATCATGGCGTCGATGACCAGAAAGTAGGATTCAGTTTGTCCGGTGAATCGATAGAGGAAGCGACGGGCATTCCGCCAGAGGATAAAGAGCGGATCCTCGAAGTGTTCGATGTGTATATCAAGACTTTGAACGACCGGGACATTGACGGATATCTGGCAACGTTATCCGAGGAGAAATATGATCTGGTGGAGGAACGCCAAGTGACCGAGACGCTGTTCGACGAGTACGATCTAACCCGGGAAGCATCGGATGTCACGATTGTAAAATATAGCGAAACAGAAGCCCAAGTGTTCTCGAAAATCCAGACCATTTATAAGCAACAGGCTACCGGTCTCGAAACGAAACCGACCGGACGTCAGGTGACTGTCTTCAAGAAAGAAGGCGATGCCTGGAAAGTCGCTGGTGTCTATTATGTCGGCGATGAAGACAAAGAATAA
- a CDS encoding response regulator transcription factor, with protein sequence MTKILIVDDHQLFREGVKRILDFEDSFNVVAEGDDGSEVVELYRQYLPDVVLMDINMPRMNGVDATENLMKEFPDAKVIMLSIHDDESYVSHALKTGALGYMLKEMDADAIVQAIKVVAAGGSYLHPKVTHNLVTEFRRLSEREHKGSFQQNDIRRPFHLLTKRECEVLQLLTDGQSNRTIGETLFISEKTVKNHVSSILQKMAVNDRTQAVVTAIKNGWVEVK encoded by the coding sequence ATGACAAAGATCTTAATTGTAGACGACCATCAGTTATTCAGGGAAGGAGTGAAACGCATCCTGGATTTCGAAGACTCGTTCAATGTGGTAGCCGAGGGGGACGATGGAAGTGAAGTGGTAGAACTCTATCGACAATATCTTCCGGATGTCGTTCTGATGGATATCAATATGCCACGTATGAACGGGGTAGATGCGACCGAGAATTTGATGAAAGAATTTCCTGACGCAAAAGTGATCATGCTTTCTATCCATGACGACGAATCCTATGTGTCTCACGCACTGAAAACAGGGGCGCTCGGCTATATGCTAAAAGAAATGGACGCCGACGCAATCGTCCAAGCGATCAAGGTCGTGGCAGCGGGAGGTTCCTATCTTCACCCGAAAGTGACGCATAATCTTGTGACGGAATTCCGGAGATTAAGCGAACGGGAACATAAAGGGTCATTCCAACAAAATGATATTCGCCGTCCGTTCCATCTGCTCACGAAACGGGAGTGCGAAGTGCTCCAGTTATTGACAGACGGGCAAAGCAACCGGACAATTGGCGAAACGCTGTTCATTTCCGAAAAGACGGTCAAAAACCACGTCTCCAGCATCTTGCAGAAGATGGCGGTAAACGACCGGACGCAAGCCGTCGTCACAGCGATCAAAAATGGTTGGGTTGAAGTGAAATAA
- a CDS encoding sensor histidine kinase, protein MKETTFDIQTLDTIFNNMVRTMDQSKNDIFIISEQSRQSFEEMQSELKMVKEDISRVITEGDYLEDMTRHSRRRLADVSKSFMNYSEEEVRQAYEVANDLLVRLSINKMEEKQLRHRRDELDRRLAGLMETIERADQLVSQVTTVVNYLTTDLKNVGEALESARHKSEFGIRIIQAQEEERKRLSRDIHDGPAQMLANVLIRSGLIEKTYTEKGPDKALAELADLKEMVRSALYEVRRIIYDLRPMALDDLGLIPTLKKYLTTVEEYQKGVTIHFRSTGQERRFNSNFEVSVFRLVQESVSNALKHANCTDIWVKAEWIHDIMNIIIKDNGKGFDQKEVKDKSFGLIGMRERIDLLKGEMNVISNPGTGTTILFRIPLRMDMIDY, encoded by the coding sequence TTGAAGGAAACTACATTTGATATCCAGACATTGGACACCATTTTCAACAACATGGTTCGCACAATGGATCAATCCAAAAATGATATATTCATTATAAGTGAACAGAGCCGGCAAAGCTTTGAAGAGATGCAAAGTGAGCTGAAAATGGTGAAAGAGGATATTTCCCGGGTAATAACAGAAGGCGATTATCTGGAAGATATGACACGCCACTCTCGGAGGAGACTTGCCGATGTATCGAAAAGTTTCATGAATTATTCCGAAGAAGAAGTGAGGCAAGCATACGAAGTTGCCAATGATTTGCTCGTCCGCCTCTCGATCAATAAGATGGAAGAAAAGCAGTTGCGTCATCGGCGCGATGAATTGGATCGGAGACTGGCCGGGTTGATGGAGACGATCGAGCGGGCCGATCAACTTGTCAGCCAGGTGACAACAGTCGTCAATTATTTGACGACCGATCTGAAAAATGTGGGAGAAGCCCTCGAATCGGCACGCCATAAATCGGAATTTGGCATACGCATCATCCAAGCGCAAGAGGAGGAGCGGAAACGGCTGTCCCGGGACATCCACGATGGCCCCGCTCAAATGTTGGCCAATGTCTTGATCCGGTCGGGGTTGATTGAAAAAACATATACGGAAAAAGGGCCAGACAAAGCATTGGCCGAACTCGCCGATCTCAAGGAGATGGTGAGAAGCGCGTTGTATGAAGTCCGGCGTATCATCTATGATCTTCGGCCGATGGCATTGGACGACTTGGGATTGATTCCCACGTTGAAAAAATATTTGACCACGGTGGAAGAATATCAAAAGGGTGTGACGATCCACTTTCGAAGCACGGGGCAGGAACGTCGATTCAACTCGAATTTCGAGGTTTCCGTTTTTCGGCTTGTCCAAGAGTCTGTTTCAAATGCATTAAAACATGCAAATTGCACGGACATATGGGTGAAAGCGGAGTGGATTCACGATATAATGAATATCATCATCAAAGATAATGGAAAAGGGTTCGACCAGAAAGAAGTGAAAGATAAGTCTTTTGGCTTGATTGGGATGAGGGAGCGGATTGACCTGTTGAAGGGGGAAATGAATGTCATTTCCAATCCGGGCACGGGGACGACCATCCTTTTCCGCATTCCGCTACGAATGGACATGATTGACTACTAG
- a CDS encoding YigZ family protein has product MRGDYYTIKGYGESELIIQKSRFLTYIKRAETEEEALEFIQEIKKQHHAATHNCSAYLIGEHDQIQKANDDGEPSGTAGVPMLEVLKKQGLKDTVVVVTRYFGGIKLGGGGLIRAYGRATSIGIDAAGVVHRRLHELMKVTIDYTWLGKVENEARQSPYPLKEISYADGVDLFLYVPVAEVEKFTDWMTEMTNGQAGILSVSSEFLETDS; this is encoded by the coding sequence ATGCGAGGAGATTATTACACCATAAAAGGGTATGGGGAAAGTGAATTGATTATTCAGAAGTCCAGATTCCTTACCTATATTAAACGGGCGGAGACGGAAGAGGAAGCCCTTGAATTTATCCAAGAAATCAAAAAGCAACACCATGCCGCCACCCATAATTGCTCAGCCTACCTGATTGGCGAACATGACCAGATCCAGAAGGCGAACGACGATGGAGAACCTTCCGGAACGGCGGGAGTCCCAATGCTCGAGGTGCTGAAAAAGCAAGGGCTAAAAGACACTGTTGTCGTTGTGACACGCTATTTCGGAGGCATTAAACTAGGGGGAGGCGGACTAATCCGCGCTTATGGACGGGCCACATCCATTGGGATTGACGCGGCCGGTGTCGTCCACCGCAGACTGCATGAGCTCATGAAAGTGACGATCGATTACACCTGGCTCGGCAAAGTGGAGAATGAAGCCCGGCAATCCCCCTATCCTTTGAAGGAAATTTCTTACGCGGATGGAGTGGACCTCTTCCTCTATGTTCCGGTAGCCGAAGTCGAGAAGTTCACCGACTGGATGACGGAAATGACAAATGGGCAGGCCGGTATTTTGTCGGTTTCTAGCGAATTTCTTGAGACCGATAGCTGA
- a CDS encoding LCP family protein yields MKRRDFKKRQKKSSKKRLFLKVGLLLTLSAFFVVAAFAASLQQKAADAVDRAYEAVPDRPKPEAREVAVEPAHDNVSILLIGVDDSDIRSQGDSSRSDALLVATLNPTEKSVKLLSIPRDAYVYIPEIRKQDKITHAHAYGGTKAAIDTVEEMLDIPIDYYVKMNFNAFIEVVDALGGIEVEVPYDRLEKDENDKNAIQLVKGVHRLDGRHALALARTRKQDSDLMRGERQQMIIQAMIKEATSVKSITKYGDVIDALGDNMKTDMTFKEMMSFLEYAKGGMPDVQNVNIEGYDDWTPYGYYFKLDEKSLEDVKFQLKSHLELDSDTSQLTDNGTTVTESANRAPENEY; encoded by the coding sequence ATGAAAAGAAGAGATTTTAAAAAACGACAGAAAAAATCGTCCAAAAAGCGCCTATTTCTCAAGGTCGGGCTACTTCTCACCCTTTCAGCTTTTTTCGTTGTAGCGGCATTCGCTGCCTCCTTGCAGCAGAAGGCGGCGGACGCGGTGGATCGTGCATATGAGGCGGTTCCGGACCGGCCGAAACCGGAAGCTCGGGAAGTCGCAGTGGAACCTGCGCATGACAATGTATCGATCCTGTTGATCGGCGTCGATGACAGTGACATACGGTCACAAGGAGACAGCAGCCGATCCGATGCCCTGCTCGTTGCGACATTGAACCCAACCGAGAAATCCGTAAAGTTGCTCAGCATTCCGCGTGATGCCTATGTCTATATTCCGGAAATCAGGAAGCAGGATAAAATTACGCATGCCCATGCGTACGGCGGTACGAAAGCGGCAATTGACACCGTCGAGGAAATGCTGGATATCCCAATCGACTACTACGTGAAAATGAACTTCAACGCGTTTATCGAAGTGGTGGACGCACTGGGCGGCATCGAAGTCGAGGTCCCTTACGACCGCCTGGAGAAGGATGAAAACGACAAAAATGCCATCCAACTTGTCAAAGGGGTCCATCGCCTGGACGGACGCCATGCGCTTGCCCTCGCGAGAACGCGTAAGCAAGATAGTGACTTGATGAGAGGAGAGCGGCAACAAATGATCATCCAAGCGATGATCAAAGAAGCCACTTCCGTCAAATCAATTACGAAATACGGCGATGTCATCGATGCGCTCGGCGACAACATGAAGACCGACATGACGTTCAAAGAAATGATGTCTTTCCTGGAATATGCGAAAGGCGGCATGCCTGACGTCCAAAATGTCAACATCGAAGGATACGACGATTGGACACCATACGGCTATTACTTCAAACTCGATGAAAAAAGCTTGGAGGACGTAAAATTCCAATTGAAATCGCATCTTGAGTTGGATTCCGACACCTCTCAATTGACAGATAACGGTACCACTGTCACCGAATCCGCCAATCGTGCACCTGAAAACGAATATTGA
- a CDS encoding glycosyltransferase family 4 protein, protein MLFVALAAAFIASIILTPLVIKFAFKIGAVDRPNYRKVHASIMPRIGGLAIFGAFMIGYFILRPDDEHAVGILIGALIIIVTGFLDDMLEITAKAKMAGQLAAAIVVVTWGGLQIEFINLPFIGPLDFGYLSIPITIIWIIGITNAINLIDGLDGLAAGVSTIALISMTVMAVLMADAFVIATASILAASSLGFLFYNFHPAKIFMGDTGSLFLGYMISVLALLGFKNIAVVSLVIPIIMLGVPISDTFFAIVRRVRMKQAITAPDKSHLHHCLLRIGFSHRQTVLIIYGLAILFGVTGILFSQATVWGAILLILVMLIIIELFVEIIGLAGSNYRPLLNLVRMIGK, encoded by the coding sequence ATGTTATTTGTTGCATTGGCCGCTGCTTTCATAGCGTCCATCATACTTACTCCACTCGTCATTAAATTCGCATTTAAAATCGGAGCGGTCGACCGGCCGAATTATCGAAAAGTGCATGCTTCCATCATGCCGCGTATCGGCGGTTTGGCGATATTTGGCGCATTCATGATCGGTTATTTCATTTTACGTCCGGATGACGAGCATGCAGTCGGCATCCTCATTGGTGCCTTGATCATCATTGTCACCGGTTTTCTGGATGATATGCTGGAAATTACGGCGAAAGCAAAAATGGCTGGTCAATTGGCTGCTGCCATCGTCGTGGTGACGTGGGGCGGATTGCAGATCGAGTTCATTAATCTACCGTTCATCGGGCCACTGGACTTTGGGTATTTGAGTATCCCAATTACGATCATTTGGATCATTGGAATCACCAATGCCATTAACCTGATTGATGGGCTGGATGGATTGGCTGCGGGCGTTTCCACGATCGCACTCATTTCGATGACAGTGATGGCGGTGCTCATGGCGGATGCTTTCGTTATCGCCACTGCCTCCATACTGGCGGCAAGTTCTCTTGGGTTTTTGTTTTACAACTTCCACCCGGCCAAGATTTTTATGGGAGATACGGGTTCCTTGTTCCTAGGCTACATGATCTCGGTACTCGCTCTTCTCGGATTCAAAAACATCGCGGTCGTATCGCTCGTCATTCCGATTATCATGCTAGGCGTTCCCATTTCGGACACATTCTTCGCTATCGTCCGCCGGGTTCGCATGAAGCAGGCGATTACGGCTCCAGATAAATCGCATTTGCATCATTGTCTGCTGCGCATCGGGTTCTCCCACCGCCAGACGGTATTGATTATTTATGGACTAGCTATCCTCTTCGGTGTAACGGGAATCCTATTCTCGCAAGCGACGGTGTGGGGCGCGATCCTGCTCATCCTCGTCATGCTGATCATCATCGAACTCTTTGTCGAAATCATAGGATTGGCTGGCTCGAATTATCGCCCGCTCTTGAACCTCGTTCGGATGATTGGAAAATAA